A DNA window from Aminiphilus circumscriptus DSM 16581 contains the following coding sequences:
- a CDS encoding DNA polymerase III subunit delta: protein MPHLFVVNAAGSSQRRLLSELLQTFTAKGYETGRRVEADAEMSWHDLFAVQRTRTLFMVASVTVIESAENLGPFPEALERFLEPEDAETILVAVYGGDCKKYFSKGLLPRLSLREAVEPPRWGEARRRWIESIASEEKVRLGREAGVLLGEWFEDPEELRSEIKKLGIASGGEQVSGDLVRALSVDEGRKALLDFLDGFCRKDRRAVLDALGTLRRRDEVLAAVTAFYNRVRGAMYLSLMKGTLHEEVVRALGLRPYQRKLAEEAASRYTPETLKHVVAETAALSCREKWGRGAGWNDLELIVLGAMK from the coding sequence ATGCCCCATCTGTTCGTGGTGAACGCCGCCGGGTCTTCCCAGCGGCGTTTGCTGTCCGAACTCCTTCAAACCTTCACGGCGAAAGGATACGAAACAGGACGGCGTGTCGAAGCCGATGCGGAGATGTCCTGGCATGATCTTTTCGCCGTCCAGCGGACGAGAACGCTTTTTATGGTCGCCTCTGTCACCGTTATTGAATCCGCTGAGAACCTCGGGCCTTTTCCGGAGGCACTCGAACGCTTTCTCGAACCGGAAGACGCGGAAACGATCCTTGTGGCCGTTTACGGTGGTGACTGCAAGAAGTACTTTTCCAAGGGACTTCTTCCCCGTCTTTCCCTGCGGGAGGCGGTGGAACCGCCCCGTTGGGGAGAGGCGAGGCGCCGTTGGATAGAGAGCATCGCCTCGGAGGAGAAGGTGCGCCTGGGGCGGGAGGCGGGGGTTCTTCTCGGAGAGTGGTTCGAGGATCCGGAGGAATTACGGAGCGAGATCAAAAAACTCGGCATCGCCTCCGGAGGTGAGCAGGTGAGCGGCGATCTCGTGAGGGCGCTTTCCGTGGACGAGGGACGCAAGGCACTTCTGGATTTTCTCGACGGATTCTGCCGGAAGGATCGACGTGCCGTTCTGGATGCACTTGGAACCCTGCGCAGACGAGACGAGGTGCTCGCTGCGGTAACGGCGTTCTACAACAGGGTTCGTGGAGCCATGTATCTGTCGTTGATGAAAGGAACCCTCCATGAGGAAGTGGTGCGGGCGCTCGGATTACGGCCTTACCAGCGCAAACTCGCCGAAGAGGCGGCCTCGCGTTATACGCCGGAGACGCTGAAACATGTTGTGGCCGAGACAGCCGCCCTCTCCTGCCGGGAGAAATGGGGTCGGGGTGCCGGATGGAACGACCTGGAACTCATTGTTCTGGGTGCGATGAAGTAA
- the leuS gene encoding leucine--tRNA ligase, giving the protein MGYDFPTVEKKWQQYWEEKGVFHVERDPGKPKFYCLEMFPYPSGALHMGHLRNYSIGDLLARFLWMKGFNVLHPMGFDAFGLPAENAAIKYGVHPHQWTWQNIEHMTDQLKRMGCSYDWRRRVESCNPNYYRWTQWLFLQFFKKGLAYRKHAPVNWCSDCKTVLANEQVIDGGHCWRCHTPVTKRALEQWFLRITDYAQELLDSLKELPGWPERVRVMQENWIGRSEGVRLAFSVPEFGEELETFTTRFDTIFGVTFLALAPEHPLVEKIIARSPQAEKLRSFVREVTAESEIDRTAVGGEKKGIFTGYSAVNPVNGEEVPLYIANYILMEYGTGAIMGVPAHDQRDFDFARKFGIPIRVVIAPADGTKLDGNTMPKAFEEPGIQCNSGFFDGMPSQEAIPRMAAWAEEQGYGVREVNFRIRDWLISRQRFWGAPIPVVYCDDCGIVPIPEEQLPVELPMEVQLLEGGRSPLPVTDSWVNTTCPKCGGPARRETDTMDTFICSSWYFLRYTSPWTQEAPFLKEDAAYWMNVDQYIGGIEHACLHLIYARFFTKVLADLGYISVREPFQNLLTQGMVIKDGAKMSKSKGNVVDPDEIISRYGADTARLFILFASPPERDLDWSDQGVEGAHRFLNRVWRLVEESLPLLRNARRQRIPMSDLEERELRDLKRIIHRTTYRVSKDIQEEMQFNTAVARIMELANALGAFSARDERGRTLFREGVETLLTVLSPFTPHFCEELWSMLGNTPCLAETPWPEADEEALVEDQVTVVLQENGKLRDRFEIPAGLSAEELRERILETPQAQERFLGKEILKVIVVPNKLVNVVVKK; this is encoded by the coding sequence ATGGGATACGATTTTCCGACCGTTGAAAAGAAGTGGCAACAGTACTGGGAAGAGAAGGGCGTCTTTCACGTGGAACGGGATCCGGGCAAGCCCAAGTTCTATTGTCTGGAGATGTTCCCCTACCCGAGCGGTGCGCTGCACATGGGGCATCTTCGGAACTATTCCATCGGGGATCTGTTGGCCCGGTTCCTCTGGATGAAGGGATTCAATGTGCTGCATCCCATGGGATTCGATGCCTTCGGGCTTCCCGCGGAGAATGCCGCCATCAAGTACGGCGTACACCCCCATCAGTGGACGTGGCAGAATATCGAGCACATGACGGACCAGCTCAAGCGGATGGGCTGCAGCTACGACTGGCGTCGTCGGGTGGAGAGCTGCAATCCCAACTATTACCGGTGGACGCAGTGGCTTTTCCTCCAGTTCTTCAAGAAGGGGCTCGCCTATCGGAAGCATGCACCGGTGAACTGGTGTTCCGACTGCAAAACTGTTCTCGCCAACGAACAGGTGATTGACGGAGGGCATTGCTGGCGTTGCCACACGCCGGTGACGAAGCGCGCCCTCGAGCAGTGGTTCCTGCGCATCACCGACTATGCCCAGGAGTTGCTCGACTCACTTAAAGAGCTTCCCGGGTGGCCTGAGAGAGTACGTGTCATGCAGGAGAACTGGATCGGCCGATCCGAGGGTGTGCGTCTCGCGTTTTCCGTTCCGGAATTCGGCGAAGAGCTGGAGACGTTTACCACCAGATTCGATACCATCTTCGGCGTGACCTTTCTTGCCCTGGCGCCGGAGCATCCCCTGGTGGAAAAAATCATCGCGCGCTCTCCTCAAGCGGAGAAATTGCGCTCCTTTGTTCGGGAAGTCACTGCCGAGAGCGAGATCGACCGGACGGCTGTGGGAGGAGAGAAGAAGGGCATCTTCACGGGGTATTCGGCGGTCAATCCCGTGAACGGCGAAGAGGTGCCTCTGTACATTGCGAACTATATCCTCATGGAATACGGCACCGGGGCCATCATGGGCGTTCCCGCCCACGACCAGCGCGACTTCGATTTTGCCCGCAAGTTCGGCATTCCCATTCGCGTCGTCATCGCTCCCGCGGACGGAACGAAGCTTGACGGAAACACCATGCCCAAGGCCTTCGAAGAGCCTGGGATCCAGTGCAATTCGGGATTTTTCGACGGAATGCCCTCGCAGGAGGCGATTCCCCGCATGGCTGCCTGGGCGGAGGAGCAGGGATACGGCGTCCGGGAAGTGAACTTCCGTATCCGGGACTGGCTCATTTCGCGGCAGCGCTTCTGGGGGGCTCCCATTCCGGTGGTCTACTGCGACGACTGCGGTATCGTTCCCATCCCGGAGGAACAGCTTCCCGTGGAACTTCCCATGGAGGTGCAGCTTCTCGAAGGAGGACGGAGCCCTCTCCCCGTGACGGATTCCTGGGTGAACACCACCTGTCCGAAATGCGGCGGTCCCGCCCGGCGCGAGACGGACACCATGGACACCTTCATCTGTTCCTCCTGGTATTTTCTGCGGTACACCTCTCCCTGGACGCAGGAGGCTCCCTTTCTGAAGGAGGATGCCGCCTACTGGATGAACGTGGATCAGTATATCGGCGGTATCGAGCATGCCTGTCTGCATCTCATTTATGCCCGATTCTTCACCAAGGTTCTGGCGGACCTCGGGTATATTTCGGTGCGCGAACCTTTTCAGAACCTGCTCACGCAGGGCATGGTCATCAAGGACGGCGCCAAGATGTCCAAGTCCAAGGGGAACGTAGTCGATCCCGACGAGATCATTTCCCGCTATGGAGCGGACACGGCGCGTCTGTTCATCCTTTTCGCCTCGCCTCCGGAAAGGGATCTCGACTGGTCCGATCAGGGAGTGGAAGGAGCGCACCGTTTCCTCAACAGGGTGTGGCGGCTCGTGGAAGAGAGTCTGCCCCTGCTGCGCAATGCCCGGAGGCAGCGAATCCCCATGTCCGATCTCGAAGAGAGGGAACTGCGGGATCTCAAGCGAATCATCCATCGCACGACCTACCGGGTTTCCAAGGACATCCAGGAGGAAATGCAGTTCAATACGGCGGTGGCGCGTATCATGGAGCTGGCAAACGCATTGGGAGCCTTTTCCGCACGGGACGAACGGGGACGCACTCTTTTCCGGGAGGGAGTGGAGACGCTCCTGACGGTTCTGTCGCCCTTTACGCCCCATTTCTGCGAAGAACTCTGGAGTATGCTGGGCAATACTCCCTGTCTCGCCGAAACGCCCTGGCCGGAGGCGGATGAAGAGGCACTGGTGGAGGACCAGGTGACGGTGGTGCTCCAGGAAAACGGCAAGCTCCGGGATCGTTTCGAAATTCCCGCGGGACTCTCCGCGGAGGAGCTTCGGGAAAGAATTCTGGAAACTCCTCAGGCGCAGGAACGGTTCTTGGGCAAGGAGATCCTCAAGGTGATCGTGGTTCCGAACAAGCTGGTGAACGTGGTGGTGAAAAAATAA
- the rpsT gene encoding 30S ribosomal protein S20 produces the protein MPNKKSAEKRVRIAERNRLYNRYWTSRCKTAGKRVLEAVQSGNDELAQSRLNEAQSILDKAVVKGVLHKNTASRRKANLTKLVKSLATGK, from the coding sequence TTGCCGAACAAGAAATCCGCCGAAAAGCGAGTGCGTATCGCCGAGCGAAACCGGCTTTACAACCGCTACTGGACAAGTCGTTGCAAGACTGCGGGAAAGCGCGTTCTCGAGGCCGTTCAGAGCGGGAACGACGAACTTGCCCAGAGCAGGCTCAATGAAGCCCAGTCCATTCTGGACAAAGCGGTGGTCAAGGGTGTTCTCCACAAGAATACCGCTTCCCGCCGCAAGGCGAACCTCACCAAGCTCGTCAAATCCCTCGCCACGGGCAAGTAA
- a CDS encoding NfeD family protein yields the protein MCRRAERLFLGVFRVLLLASFFLWGSTEVFGADRVVVSSIKGSIGIAMEQHLEEVLSKAKLQEASLLVIELDTPGGLVTSMRGMVQNILNAPFPVVVWVAPKGARAASAGAFLVQAAHVAAMSEGTTMGAAHPVMASGRDVESKELNRKITNDLAAQMRSLAGERDRNAELAAKMVTESLSLTAKEALDAGVVDVVTSDLETLLASVDGRIVIVQGKNRQILLRDVAVTELPVSESLRLLELISRPDVAYLLLLGGILAVVFEVLSPGGFVLGVSGAVMVLLGAFGLRMLPFNWAGIVLLLAGIAVLVTDVLVGGVGILSVFGAAALLVGGLVLFRAPGGELMRFSYEMMVGAVLALAVFFVLAAWLVVRSLRKRATSGKEGLVGAVGEVVQALVPEGMIRCHGEFWRARTESGENLSVGSRVEVVRAEGLTLVVRTVAKEEKKEGDRS from the coding sequence GTGTGCCGGAGGGCGGAGCGTCTCTTCTTGGGGGTGTTCCGTGTGCTCCTCCTCGCGTCGTTCTTTCTGTGGGGGAGCACGGAGGTCTTCGGGGCGGACAGAGTTGTGGTCTCCTCCATAAAAGGGAGCATCGGCATCGCCATGGAACAACACCTGGAAGAGGTGCTCTCCAAGGCGAAGCTGCAAGAGGCATCCCTCCTCGTGATCGAACTCGACACGCCGGGAGGGCTTGTCACCTCCATGCGTGGCATGGTGCAGAACATCCTGAACGCACCTTTCCCCGTGGTTGTCTGGGTCGCTCCCAAGGGAGCCAGGGCTGCCTCGGCGGGGGCCTTTCTCGTTCAGGCCGCCCACGTTGCGGCCATGTCGGAGGGAACGACCATGGGTGCGGCCCATCCTGTCATGGCCTCCGGACGTGATGTGGAAAGCAAGGAGCTGAACCGAAAGATCACGAACGATCTGGCGGCGCAGATGCGTTCCCTCGCGGGAGAACGGGACCGCAACGCCGAACTGGCAGCGAAGATGGTCACGGAGAGCCTCTCCCTCACCGCGAAAGAAGCGCTGGATGCTGGTGTGGTCGATGTCGTCACCTCCGACCTGGAGACGCTTCTGGCCTCGGTGGACGGGCGGATCGTCATCGTTCAGGGCAAGAACAGGCAGATACTTCTCCGGGATGTTGCAGTGACGGAGCTTCCTGTGTCGGAATCCCTCCGCCTGCTCGAACTCATTTCCAGGCCGGATGTGGCGTATCTCCTGCTGTTGGGAGGAATTCTGGCTGTTGTCTTCGAAGTGCTCTCACCGGGAGGGTTCGTTCTCGGCGTCTCCGGTGCGGTGATGGTGCTCCTCGGTGCCTTCGGCCTCCGCATGCTCCCCTTCAACTGGGCGGGTATCGTGCTCCTGCTTGCGGGCATCGCGGTATTGGTGACGGATGTGCTCGTTGGGGGGGTGGGTATTTTGAGCGTCTTCGGCGCCGCGGCGCTCCTTGTAGGAGGGCTTGTGCTCTTTCGCGCTCCGGGGGGGGAACTGATGCGTTTCTCCTACGAGATGATGGTCGGCGCTGTCCTCGCCCTTGCGGTGTTCTTCGTCCTCGCGGCGTGGCTTGTGGTTCGTTCTCTTCGGAAGCGGGCCACCTCGGGAAAGGAGGGGCTCGTGGGTGCCGTCGGAGAGGTCGTTCAGGCTCTTGTGCCGGAAGGAATGATCCGTTGTCACGGTGAATTCTGGCGTGCCCGGACCGAGTCCGGCGAGAATCTTTCCGTTGGCTCCAGGGTGGAGGTGGTGCGTGCGGAGGGACTCACCCTTGTCGTCCGCACTGTAGCGAAAGAGGAAAAGAAGGAGGGGGATCGTTCATGA
- a CDS encoding ATP phosphoribosyltransferase regulatory subunit, producing the protein MNRIPKGCRNVGGPLAEAMTQSREAVLGTLTQYGYRPLWPSGLQLSEVVWDRLAPHFRNRLLGLNSPFGEPCVLRGDLTLAAVAHLATHYAPHERPLRLCYADRVYRIPGPSDTELEQFQVGAELLGWEGTGADIEVLSLLLRALGRAGITAPTLVLGDVTIFSAIFDGVDPHLARALTAALQEDSYAAYYDMLGHHPLTPEKRRLLEEFPRLKGKPDQVFPKAADLLGSDRPTEALQSIVRSLGHLGFGELLQVDLALFRELGYYSGPVFEVYLSNRGRALGGGGRYDGLLARYGLVGQALGFALDLEALAKASGIRRNTPVPVMLWGRECEPEEALRLGEELLSRGARVEMSWHDVQAFSRELARLRGYTWWIDASRRTVSQVGAAGDIPLDLWMEETFPC; encoded by the coding sequence ATGAACCGTATTCCCAAGGGATGCCGCAACGTCGGAGGACCGCTGGCGGAAGCCATGACCCAGAGTCGCGAAGCCGTTCTGGGGACGCTTACCCAATACGGCTACCGCCCTCTCTGGCCCTCGGGACTGCAGCTTTCCGAAGTCGTTTGGGATCGTCTGGCCCCTCATTTCCGGAATCGCCTGCTGGGGCTCAATTCACCCTTCGGTGAGCCCTGTGTGCTCCGGGGAGATCTCACCCTCGCCGCTGTCGCCCATCTCGCCACGCATTACGCACCCCACGAACGCCCTCTGAGGCTCTGCTACGCCGACCGGGTATATCGTATTCCCGGACCTTCGGACACGGAGCTGGAACAGTTCCAGGTTGGGGCGGAACTCCTCGGATGGGAGGGAACGGGAGCGGACATCGAAGTCCTCTCGCTGCTTCTCCGGGCATTGGGGCGGGCGGGCATCACCGCCCCCACGCTGGTGCTCGGCGACGTGACGATCTTCTCGGCCATCTTCGACGGCGTGGACCCGCACCTCGCCAGGGCACTCACGGCGGCACTCCAGGAGGATTCCTACGCGGCTTACTACGACATGCTCGGTCATCACCCGCTGACGCCGGAAAAAAGACGCCTTCTCGAGGAATTTCCGCGTCTGAAGGGAAAACCCGACCAGGTCTTCCCCAAAGCGGCGGATCTGCTCGGATCGGACAGGCCGACGGAAGCGCTCCAAAGCATCGTCCGCTCTCTCGGGCATCTCGGCTTCGGAGAGCTCCTTCAGGTGGACCTCGCTCTCTTTCGTGAACTGGGCTATTACAGCGGTCCCGTCTTCGAGGTCTACCTCTCGAACAGGGGACGGGCACTCGGAGGCGGCGGGCGCTACGACGGTCTTCTTGCCCGCTACGGACTGGTCGGGCAGGCTCTGGGCTTTGCGCTGGATCTGGAGGCCCTCGCAAAAGCGTCGGGAATCCGCAGGAACACCCCCGTTCCGGTCATGCTCTGGGGGCGGGAATGCGAACCCGAGGAAGCATTGCGCCTCGGAGAGGAACTGCTCTCCCGGGGAGCGCGGGTGGAGATGAGCTGGCACGATGTGCAGGCGTTTTCACGGGAACTTGCGCGACTCCGGGGCTACACCTGGTGGATCGACGCCTCGCGGCGCACCGTCTCCCAGGTGGGCGCCGCGGGTGACATCCCCCTCGATCTGTGGATGGAGGAGACGTTCCCATGCTGA
- a CDS encoding slipin family protein has product MIREILEMLIGAGSSLGGLFILVILFVSAVKVVPEYQRAVVFRLGRLIAAKGPGLVLVIPFVDRVLRVDLRVVTLDVPVQEVITRDNVPIKVNAVVYFRVMDPSRSMVEVENYIMATSQLSQTTLRSVIGRAELDEVLSARDKINQELQQIIDERTDPWGIKVSAVEVKELELPEGMKRAMARQAEAERERRAKVINAEGEFQAAERLTEAAHLMEKSPVTLQLRYLQTLREVASEKNSTTIFPLPIDLVKPFLERHLFSEAKEQETRASGEGH; this is encoded by the coding sequence ATGATCCGGGAAATACTGGAGATGCTGATCGGTGCGGGGAGCAGCCTCGGAGGGTTGTTCATTCTGGTGATCCTTTTCGTCTCTGCCGTGAAAGTTGTTCCGGAGTACCAGAGAGCGGTGGTTTTTCGCCTCGGGCGCCTCATCGCCGCAAAGGGGCCCGGACTGGTACTCGTGATTCCCTTCGTGGACCGGGTACTCCGCGTGGATCTTCGGGTCGTGACCTTGGATGTTCCCGTTCAGGAGGTCATTACGAGGGACAACGTTCCCATCAAGGTGAATGCCGTGGTCTATTTTCGCGTCATGGATCCCTCCCGCTCCATGGTCGAAGTGGAGAACTACATCATGGCCACCAGCCAGCTTTCCCAGACCACGCTCCGATCTGTCATCGGAAGGGCGGAACTGGACGAAGTGCTTTCCGCGAGGGACAAGATCAATCAGGAACTGCAGCAGATCATCGATGAAAGAACCGATCCCTGGGGGATCAAGGTGAGCGCCGTGGAAGTGAAGGAGTTGGAGCTTCCGGAGGGAATGAAACGCGCCATGGCCAGGCAGGCCGAGGCCGAGCGGGAGCGCCGGGCCAAGGTCATCAATGCCGAGGGCGAGTTCCAGGCGGCGGAACGGCTCACCGAGGCGGCGCATCTCATGGAGAAATCTCCGGTGACGCTTCAGCTCCGGTATCTTCAGACGCTTCGGGAGGTTGCGAGCGAGAAGAATTCCACGACCATCTTCCCGCTTCCGATCGACCTGGTGAAACCTTTTCTTGAACGGCATCTTTTTTCGGAAGCGAAGGAGCAGGAGACTCGCGCTTCGGGTGAAGGGCACTAG
- the hisG gene encoding ATP phosphoribosyltransferase: MLTIALPTGRVQEDAIVLLQELGLPTEKLRSPGRSLVISEESVRYILAKPMDVPLYAHHGVADLAFAGSDVLWETSASLVLLADTGMGRCRLVVAGPPEMADRFLAHESNIMDIRVATKYPRIADAHFSSRGVQVNILHLNGSIELAPRLGLADCILDIVQSGNTLKANHLTVLEDVAPVSLHLVASRKSAHLQWDLIGDLVKRFQERKAGRSHDSA; this comes from the coding sequence ATGCTGACCATCGCCCTGCCCACGGGGCGGGTTCAGGAGGACGCCATCGTTCTGCTGCAGGAACTCGGCCTTCCCACGGAAAAACTGCGTTCTCCCGGACGATCGCTCGTCATCTCCGAGGAATCCGTGCGCTACATTCTCGCCAAGCCCATGGATGTCCCGCTCTACGCCCATCACGGCGTGGCCGATCTGGCCTTCGCCGGAAGCGACGTGCTCTGGGAAACCAGCGCATCTCTGGTTCTTCTCGCCGACACGGGCATGGGACGCTGCCGTCTCGTCGTGGCGGGCCCTCCGGAAATGGCGGACCGTTTCCTCGCCCACGAGAGCAACATCATGGACATCCGGGTGGCCACCAAGTATCCGCGCATCGCGGACGCACACTTTTCCTCCCGGGGCGTCCAGGTGAACATCCTGCATTTGAACGGCTCCATCGAACTGGCACCGCGCCTCGGACTCGCCGACTGCATTCTGGACATCGTGCAGTCGGGCAACACGCTCAAGGCAAACCATCTCACGGTCCTGGAGGACGTGGCTCCGGTCTCTTTGCATCTCGTCGCCAGTCGCAAGAGCGCCCATCTTCAGTGGGACCTCATCGGCGACCTGGTGAAACGATTCCAGGAGAGAAAGGCGGGAAGAAGTCATGACTCGGCGTGA
- the radA gene encoding DNA repair protein RadA gives MARKEEARYVCSACGHVALSLLGRCSRCGAWGSFERERIPGSGTSLRVPRRDGSGILRKSQAGAVLLRDVSSGGRISSGLDEMDRVLGGGWMPGGVTLLAGEPGIGKSTLLLQICGAMAEAGKRVLYVSGEESLSQVAERARRLGAVSEEMELVASDDPSLFLDGVEQYALVVVDSVQSMRSAEVETWPGTPTQIRAVAQSCIDAAKGTNVPLVLVGHVTKDGQIAGPKLLEHMVDTVLSFSGEHASSHRLLRASKNRFGATDELGVFEMAQKGLLPVADPGRVFWSGLQDDVSGVARTVVLEGTRPFVAEVQALACQTPYPYPKRTTRGVELNRAQLLLAVLEKRCGLSSRNSDVFVNVAGGLQIRDPAADLALCAALASSMLDRALEGRCCFLGEVGLAGEVRPCGRVAGRLREAARLGFTRALVSRREAKDLECEMEVVRVGSLTETLRAVLP, from the coding sequence ATGGCGAGGAAAGAAGAGGCAAGATATGTCTGCTCCGCCTGCGGACATGTGGCCCTGTCGCTGTTGGGGCGTTGTTCCCGGTGCGGCGCCTGGGGGAGTTTCGAGAGAGAACGGATCCCGGGAAGCGGAACATCGCTTCGTGTTCCCCGGAGGGATGGCTCGGGCATTTTGCGCAAGAGTCAGGCGGGGGCGGTGCTGCTGCGGGACGTGTCGTCGGGAGGACGGATTTCTTCGGGTCTGGACGAAATGGACCGGGTTCTCGGCGGAGGATGGATGCCCGGAGGCGTGACCCTCCTTGCCGGAGAGCCTGGAATAGGCAAGTCAACGCTGCTGTTGCAGATCTGCGGCGCTATGGCGGAGGCGGGGAAACGGGTTCTTTATGTTTCGGGAGAAGAATCCCTGTCTCAGGTTGCGGAGCGGGCGAGGCGTCTTGGAGCGGTGTCGGAGGAAATGGAGCTGGTCGCATCGGACGATCCGTCCCTGTTTCTCGATGGGGTGGAACAGTACGCTCTCGTGGTGGTGGACAGCGTACAGTCCATGCGTTCCGCCGAGGTGGAGACTTGGCCGGGTACGCCGACGCAGATCCGTGCGGTGGCCCAGTCCTGCATCGACGCGGCTAAAGGGACGAACGTGCCTCTGGTGCTTGTGGGGCACGTGACCAAGGATGGCCAGATCGCGGGGCCGAAACTGCTGGAGCACATGGTGGACACGGTTCTCTCTTTTTCCGGGGAACACGCATCGTCCCACAGGCTGCTTCGGGCCTCGAAGAATCGTTTCGGCGCAACGGACGAATTGGGCGTGTTCGAGATGGCCCAGAAAGGGCTTCTTCCCGTTGCGGACCCGGGGCGCGTCTTCTGGAGCGGCCTGCAGGACGACGTCTCCGGTGTCGCCAGGACGGTTGTCCTGGAGGGAACCCGTCCTTTCGTCGCGGAAGTGCAGGCTCTGGCGTGCCAGACCCCGTACCCCTATCCGAAACGGACCACCCGAGGAGTGGAACTCAATCGGGCGCAGCTTCTCCTGGCGGTGCTCGAAAAGCGCTGCGGCCTTTCCTCGAGGAATTCCGACGTGTTCGTGAACGTGGCGGGAGGGTTGCAGATCCGGGATCCCGCGGCGGACCTGGCGCTCTGTGCGGCCTTGGCGTCGTCCATGCTGGACAGGGCTTTGGAGGGGCGCTGCTGTTTTCTGGGAGAAGTGGGACTCGCCGGCGAAGTGCGCCCCTGTGGTCGGGTTGCGGGGCGTCTCCGCGAGGCGGCGCGCCTGGGGTTTACGCGAGCCCTGGTGAGCCGACGCGAAGCGAAGGATCTGGAGTGCGAGATGGAGGTGGTGCGCGTGGGGTCTTTGACGGAAACACTGCGTGCTGTTCTGCCGTGA
- the hisD gene encoding histidinol dehydrogenase, producing the protein MNYLKNVSPSNEPILSAARQSTAAIVQAVRQRGWSAVQEFSARYDGFSGPFRIPRERAVEAISAMSPHVRTALETAVNNVRTFHRLQRDLFRNCTWEIAPGVSAGLRFLPVENVAVYVPGGRYPLPSTAVMGIVAAQEAGVSRIAVLSPPRGPEGIHPVVLGTLGLLGIEEIWALGGAQGVAALALGTSPVAKVDMIVGPGNVYVTEAKRLLFGEVGIDGLAGPSEVLVVADETASPDLIAADLLAQAEHDPLARSILLTLDEKTALASLAATERLLGELPEENARIARESWSTGGVVAVCTLEEAAAFANRLAPEHLELALADPESALPLFTAYGAVFLGHFSAEAFGDYVAGTNHILPTEGRARFGGGLWTGTFLRPLQQLRLSREGAEALAEAGNALATAEGLAAHALAMTKRGIPS; encoded by the coding sequence ATGAACTATCTCAAGAATGTTTCCCCATCGAATGAACCGATTCTCTCCGCCGCGAGGCAAAGCACCGCCGCCATCGTCCAGGCGGTACGCCAACGCGGCTGGTCGGCGGTCCAGGAGTTTTCCGCCAGATACGACGGTTTCTCGGGCCCCTTCCGCATTCCCAGGGAACGAGCCGTCGAGGCCATCTCGGCCATGTCTCCGCATGTGCGCACCGCACTGGAAACTGCCGTGAACAATGTACGCACCTTCCACCGCCTGCAGCGTGACCTCTTCCGGAACTGCACCTGGGAGATCGCCCCCGGCGTTAGCGCGGGACTGCGCTTCCTTCCCGTGGAAAACGTCGCGGTGTACGTTCCGGGTGGACGCTACCCTCTTCCCAGCACCGCCGTCATGGGCATCGTTGCAGCTCAGGAGGCGGGAGTTTCCCGCATTGCCGTTCTTTCTCCGCCCCGTGGTCCCGAAGGCATCCACCCCGTGGTTCTGGGAACTCTCGGTCTCCTCGGGATCGAGGAGATCTGGGCGCTGGGAGGGGCCCAGGGCGTTGCCGCCCTCGCCCTTGGAACAAGTCCTGTGGCAAAGGTGGATATGATCGTCGGACCCGGAAATGTGTATGTCACAGAGGCCAAACGTCTTCTCTTCGGCGAGGTGGGCATCGACGGATTGGCCGGTCCAAGTGAGGTCCTCGTGGTGGCGGATGAAACGGCCTCCCCTGATCTGATCGCCGCGGATCTTCTCGCCCAGGCGGAACACGATCCCCTGGCCCGAAGCATTCTCCTCACTCTTGATGAAAAAACGGCTTTGGCTTCTCTGGCGGCGACGGAACGGCTTCTCGGGGAACTTCCGGAGGAAAACGCCCGCATCGCCCGGGAATCCTGGAGCACGGGAGGTGTCGTCGCAGTGTGCACACTGGAGGAAGCGGCAGCCTTCGCGAACCGTCTCGCGCCGGAACATCTGGAACTCGCCCTCGCCGATCCGGAGAGCGCCCTTCCACTCTTTACCGCCTACGGAGCGGTCTTCCTCGGTCACTTCAGCGCCGAGGCCTTCGGCGACTATGTGGCGGGAACAAACCACATCCTCCCCACGGAAGGCCGGGCACGCTTCGGCGGCGGCCTCTGGACGGGGACTTTCCTCAGGCCCCTGCAACAGCTTCGTCTTTCCAGGGAAGGAGCGGAAGCACTCGCGGAGGCGGGAAACGCCCTGGCGACCGCGGAAGGACTTGCCGCCCACGCCCTTGCCATGACAAAGCGGGGAATCCCCTCATGA